One genomic segment of Esox lucius isolate fEsoLuc1 chromosome 15, fEsoLuc1.pri, whole genome shotgun sequence includes these proteins:
- the LOC106023834 gene encoding zinc finger protein 513, which translates to MPRRKQSNPQPVKLDGVECDPGCLVLDSDFLLSAELCELGDTEIMGLDRDTGMAVFSLSNDGSSLPAPDDSAFPAFLSCKGCGQLMATDLDLGAGLDLGAGLYCLTCEEGVQSESHTAVEDTSQGEESTPAVQSRSRKDRKRKRNKAGTEEGSTKLYMCSLCSFSSRYSNHLKRHMRTHDGEKPYRCPHCPYASTQRVNLQRHTRTHTGEKPYLCSSCSYACSSLGNLRRHQRSHSQEPRARPQRTHALKRCSRRKHAQADTGEEAVVSDLTVCVREDSDFLQTLGGLASPSSPLLPLSLPRLPPSAPLPDLLFPLCCRSCGLTLEGEGEEGEGGEEGEGGGQVCSRCSESVPCKAPGSPSPTDTDKPSDRVSQPPRQGNSKLYRCSLCPFLSLYPNHLARHAHTHSGEKPHRCPQCPYASAHLDNLKRHLRVHTGEKPYRCPQCSYACGNLANLRRHERIHSGAKPFQCTVCGYSCNQSMNLKRHMLRHSGEKPYGCAECGYTTGHWDNYKRHQRKHGHNTDSWDKHTHQDTSTAHRHDWKTQQTATHTTLTKQTHHNAPHTNTG; encoded by the exons ATGCCGAGAAGAAAACAGTCGAATCCACAGCCCGTCAAAT tagatgggGTGGAATGTGATCCAGGATGCCTGGTCCTGGACAGTGATTTCCTCCTGAGTGCAGAGCTCTGTGAGCTTGGAGACACAGAGATCATGGGactggacagagacacag GAATGGCTGTGTTCTCCCTGAGTAATGACGGATCCAGCCTTCCAGCTCCAGATGACTCCGCCTTCCCAGCGTTCCTCTCTTGTAAGGGGTGCGGCCAACTGATGGCGACCGACCTCGACCTGGGGGCGGGCTTAGACTTGGGGGCAGGTCTCTACTGCCTGACCTGCGAAGAGGGCGTACAGTCAGAGTCTCACACTGCCGTGGAGGACACCTCGCAGGGAGAGGAGTCAACCCCAGCTGTCCAATCCCGTTCCAGAAAggacaggaagaggaagaggaataaGGCGGGAACTGAAGAAGGTTCTACAAAGCTGTACATGTGTTCTCTGTGCAGTTTCTCCTCACGCTACTCCAACCATCTGAAACGCCACATGAGGACCCACGACGGAGAGAAGCCGTACCGCTGCCCTCACTGCCCCTACGCCTCCACGCAGAGGGTCAACCTGcagcgacacacacgcacacacaccgggGAGAAACCCTACCTGTGCAGCTCCTGCAGCTATGCCTGCAGTTCCCTGGGAAACCTGCGGAGGCACCAGCGCTCGCACAGCCAGGAGCCGCGGGCACGGCCGCAACGAACGCATGCGCTGAAGAGATGCAGCCGACGGAAACATGCACAAGCAGATACTGGTGAAG AGGCTGTGGTGTCTGACCTGAccgtgtgtgtgagggaggacTCTGACTTCCTCCAAACCCTAGGGGGGCTagcctctccctcctcccccctcctccccctctccctccccaggCTGCCCCCCTCTGCCCCGCTCCCGGACCTCCTCTTTCCCCTATGCTGTCGCTCTTGTGGCCTCACCCTcgagggtgagggagaggagggggagggaggagaggagggggagggaggggggcaggTGTGTAGCCGGTGCTCTGAGTCCGTTCCCTGTAAAGCTCCTGGGTCACCAAGCCCCACTGACACTGATAAACCCAGCGACAGGGTGTCCCAACCGCCTCGCCAAGGAAACAGTAAGCTGTACCGCTGCTCCCTCTgccctttcctctccctctaccccaACCACCTGGCCCGCCACGCCCACACCCACAGCGGGGAGAAACCCCACCGCTGCCCTCAGTGCCCATATGCCTCAGCCCATTTGGACAACCTGAAGCGCCACCTCCGCGTCCACACCGGGGAGAAGCCCTATCGCTGCCCACAGTGCTCGTACGCATGTGGGAACCTGGCGAACCTGAGGCGACATGAGAGGATCCACTCTGGGGCCAAGCCGTTCCAGTGCACTGTGTGTGGCTACAGCTGCAACCAGAGTATGAACCTGAAGAGACACATGCTGAGGCACAGCGGGGAGAAACCGTACGGCTGTGCTGAGTGTGGGTACACCACAGGACACTGGGATAACTACAAACGACACCAGAGGAAACAtggacacaacacagacagctgggacaaacacacacaccaggacaCTAGCACAGCTCACAGACACGACTGGAAAACACAGCAgactgccacacacacaacacttacAAAACAGACACACCACAATGCACCTCATACCAACACTGGctga